The Methylopila sp. M107 genome contains the following window.
GCCCCCGCCCACCACCACGACGTCGGCGCTCTCGTTGCGTTCGAGCGGGATTGCGGGCGTCTGGCGGCCGCTGGCGAGCCAGAGCGGCGCGCCGGACCGGAGATCGCGCTTGGCGGCGCCTGCCATGGACGGCCTTTCTGAAGGGGAACGGGCGAGCCGCGGGCGGAAACCGTCACGATTACGCGCCAAGCGGAGAAACGGTTCCGGCGGACGAAGCCCGAGATTGAAATCGCGCGCCGACGGGGGTAAGACCACCGCTTCCGCCGGTCTGCCCGAATAGCTCAGCGGGAGAGCACACCCTTCACACGGGTGGGGTCACAGGTTCGATCCCTGTTTCGGGCACCATTTTTTCCAGCATGAGCACCTATTTGGGCGCGTGGCGGCCAAGTAGTCGTGCGGACTTCGTTCTCGGGGCGGCGCCACGGCGGCACGCATTTTTTTGAGTTTCGCCCGGTTCGGAACGTCAGCCCATGTCCGCAACTGGAGACGTGGATTTGAGAAACGAGCGCCTCTTGATCGTGGCGGGATGCATTGTCGCGGCGATCGTCCTGCTCATAGTGATCGCCCGCCTGACGTCTCCCCAATCGTCTCCGGCTGCAGACGGCCGCCCTTATGATCGTTGCGGTGTAGCGCGCCAGGCTCTGGAGGCCTTCGACAGCGGCAGGCCGCCGCCGCCCGAGTGGATCCAGGATCGGGCCGAGGCGGAGAAAGCCGTCCGGGCGTGCGATCGGCAATAGGCTGGATCTGCTTCGCCTCAGACCAGCCTCGCGCCTGGCGTGATTCGACTGTCGATCCTCCCGACGCCCGACCTGGCCACTCGAGCGTTCAAGCGGAGTGGCGCTTCAGGGCTTGCATTCGATGATGCCGGAGAACGCCTGGGCATGTGCGGCGAGGTCGGCCGGCTTCATCGCCTCGCCGAGCGCGCCCCACTGGAAACCCGACGCATGCGAGCAGAGGAACGTCTGAGGCGACGAAGCTCTTGGTGGCGAAGTCGACGTTCTGCGCAAAGTCGCCGATCGCTGTTGACTGGCTGGACCGGCGCAAAGATCCGCAGACGCCGCGAGTCGTCGCGCGGACCGGCGGCAGCCAAGAGCTTGCTGCGATCTGATGTTCCGTCCGCAGCGGAGAAGTCATTCGGCGGAAAGCCGATGACCAAGCTCTCCACCCCAACGCTTCCTTAACGCGAAGCAGCCCGGAGCCATCTCATATCCTAACGCGGCCGACGCCCAAATGTCGGCTCGGCGATGATCGCCGCAGGAACGCCTCGCGATGATGGACATCTTTATGCTGTCGGCCAGCGTCGCCGCCTTTGCGGCACTTGGCGCCTTTGCGCTCGCTTGCGAGCGGTTGTGACGCCGATGACCCTGCTCGGCCTGCCTCTTCTGGACGTCGCGCTCGGCTCGGCCGCCGCGCTCGCCACAACCGCCGTCTTCGTCGCGGCGTTGCTGCGGCCCGAACGCTTCTGACGCGGCCGCCCTCTTTCGGACATTCAAGATGACATTCAACGGCTGGATGCAGATCGCGCTGTTCTGCGCGCTCGTCCTCGCGCTTACGCGCCCCCTCGGCGGCTTCCTGACCCGGCTCTACGCCGGCGAGCGTACGCTGCTTCATCCCGTCGTCGCGCCCATCGAGCGTGGCGTCTATCGGCTCGCGGGCGTCCGGCCCGAGGCAGAGCAGGGCTGGGCCGCCTACGCGCTCGCGATGCTCGCCTTCAGCCTTCTCAGCTTCTTCGCCGTCTATGCGCTGCTGCGCGTCCAGGGCGTGCTGCCGCTCAATCCACGAGGGTTTACGGGCGTCACGCCGGATCTCGCGCTCAACACCGCTGTCTCCTTCGTGACCAACACCAACTGGCAGTCCTATGGCGGCGAGGCGACGCTCTCCTACGGCTCGCAGATGTGGGCGCTGACGGTGCAGAACTTCGTTTCCGCCGCGACCGGAATCGCGGTGGCGGTCGCCCTCGTGCGCGGCTTTTCCCGGAAGTCCGTGTCCGGCGTCGGCAACTTCTGGGCCGACCTCACGCGCTCCGTCCTCTACGTGCTGCTGCCCGCCTGCATCGTCCTCGCGCTGACTTACGTCGCGCTCGGCGCGCCGCAGACGTTGTCGCCTTACGTGACCGCCAAGACCCTCGAAGGCGCCGACCAGACGATCGCGTTGGGTCCCGTCGCGAGCCAGCTCGCGATCAAGATGCTCGGCACCAACGGCGGCGGCTTTTTCAACGCAAATTCCGCGCACCCGTTCGAAAACCCGTCGGCGCTCGCGAACCTCATCCAGATGCTCTCGATCTTCGCGATCGGCGCGGCGCTGACCAACGTCTTCGGCCGCATGGTCGGCGACGAGCGGCAGGGCTGGGCGATCCTCGGCGCGATGGGCGCGCTGTTCCTGGCGGGCGTCGCGCTTGTCTACTGGGCCGAGGCCAGCGCCAACCCGATCCACGCGGCGCTCGGTCTCGACCCTGCCTCCGGCAACGTGGAGGGCAAGGAGGTCCGCTTCGGGATCGCGCTGTCGGCCCTGTTCGCGGTGGTGACGACCGCGGCCTCCTGCGGCGCTGTCAACGCGATGCACGACAGTTTCTCGGCGATCGGCGGACTGATCCCGATGATCAACATGCAGCTCGGCGAAGTTGTCGTCGGCGGCGTCGGCGCGGGACTCTACGGCGTTCTGTTGTTCGCGGTCGTCGCGGTTTTCGTAGCCGGGCTGATGGTCGGCCGCACGCCCGAATATGTCGGCAAGAAGATCGAGGCCCGCGAGGTGAAGCTCACCATGCTGGCGCTGCTCTGCTCGCCCTTCGCGACCCTGATCGCGCTGGCCGTGGCCGCCGTCAGTCCGCTCGGCCTCGCGGGCCTGCAGGAGAGCGGCCCGCACGGATTTTCCGAGATGCTCTACGCCACGACGTCGGCGGCCGCGAACAACGGCTCGGCCTTCGCGGGGCTCACCGCCAACTCGCCGTTCTGGAACAGCCTGCTTGCCGCCGGGATGATGATCGGACGGTTCGCGTTGATCGTGCCGATGCTGGCGGTCGCCGGATCGCTCGCCGCGAAGCCGAGCGTCCCGGCCTCGGCCGGCACCTTCCCGACCCATGGCGGCCTGTTCGTCGGACTGCTGATCGGCGTGATCCTGATCGTCGGCGGCCTCACCTACTTCCCCGCGCTAACGCTTGGGCCGATCGCCGACGCCTTTGCGACGGCCACGGGCAGGACCTGGTGACGCCATGCGCCACGACCTCCGACCCTTCCGCGAACGCTACGCAGAAGCCGCCGGCGCGCTAAGCCGCCGGCGCGCCATTCGGATCGTCGCTCTGTTCGCTCTCTTCGTCCTTCTCGCGATCGTGTTCGGGGCGCTCGTCGCGCCCCAAGCCGACGCGGCGTTCACTCGGTAAGACTCAAATGTCCGCACAACCCCGCTCCCTGCTCGACCCCGCGTTGATCGCGCCGGCGCTCGTCTCCGCGGCGCGCAAGCTCGATCCGCGGCAGATGATCCGCAATCCGGTGATGTTCGCGGTCGAGATCGCGGGCGTCGTCGCCACCATCCTGTTCGTGCGAGACGCCGTGACGGGCGCAAGCGCCGGCTTTTCCGGCCAGCTAGCGTTCTGGCTCTGGCTCACCGTCTATTTCGCGACTTTCTCGGAAGCCGTCGCGGAAGGGCGCGGCAAGGCGCAGGCCGACGCGCTGCGCCGGACTCGCTCCGAGACCATGGCTAAGCGTCTCGCTAGTGACGGCGACGGGTTCGAGGAGATCGCCGCGCCCACGCTGAAAGTGGGCGATTACGTGCTGGTCGAGCCCGGCGACCTCATTCCCGGAGACGGCGAGGTCGTCGAGGGCGTCGCGACCGTGGACGAGAGCGCCATCACCGGCGAAAGCGCGCCGGTGATCCGTGAGAGCGGCGGCGACCGTTCGGCCGTAACGGGCGGCACCAAGGTGCTGTCGGACCGCATCAAGGTGCGGATTACCGCCGCGAGCGGCTCGAGCTTCCTCGACCGCATGATCGCGCTGGTCGAAGGCGCGGAACGCGCCAAGACGCCGAACGAGATCGCGCTCACCATCCTGCTCGCGGGTCTGAGCCTCATCTTCGTGCTCGCGGTCGCGACCATCCCGGCCTTCGCGTCCTACGCCGGCGGCGTGGTGCCGGTCATCGTGCTGGTCGCGCTGTTCGTGACGCTGATCCCGACCACGATCGGCGGCCTCTTATCGGCGATCGGCATCGCCGGCATGAACCGGCTGGTGCGCTTCAACGTGCTCGCCATGTCGGGCCGCGCGGTGGAGGCGTCGGGCGACGTCGACGTG
Protein-coding sequences here:
- the kdpA gene encoding potassium-transporting ATPase subunit KdpA, yielding MTFNGWMQIALFCALVLALTRPLGGFLTRLYAGERTLLHPVVAPIERGVYRLAGVRPEAEQGWAAYALAMLAFSLLSFFAVYALLRVQGVLPLNPRGFTGVTPDLALNTAVSFVTNTNWQSYGGEATLSYGSQMWALTVQNFVSAATGIAVAVALVRGFSRKSVSGVGNFWADLTRSVLYVLLPACIVLALTYVALGAPQTLSPYVTAKTLEGADQTIALGPVASQLAIKMLGTNGGGFFNANSAHPFENPSALANLIQMLSIFAIGAALTNVFGRMVGDERQGWAILGAMGALFLAGVALVYWAEASANPIHAALGLDPASGNVEGKEVRFGIALSALFAVVTTAASCGAVNAMHDSFSAIGGLIPMINMQLGEVVVGGVGAGLYGVLLFAVVAVFVAGLMVGRTPEYVGKKIEAREVKLTMLALLCSPFATLIALAVAAVSPLGLAGLQESGPHGFSEMLYATTSAAANNGSAFAGLTANSPFWNSLLAAGMMIGRFALIVPMLAVAGSLAAKPSVPASAGTFPTHGGLFVGLLIGVILIVGGLTYFPALTLGPIADAFATATGRTW